A single genomic interval of Lacrimispora sphenoides JCM 1415 harbors:
- a CDS encoding LysM peptidoglycan-binding domain-containing protein, translated as MIIHVVQPGDTIYSISEHYNIPVDRLILENGLTNPGNLAVGQTIVIVQPETLYTVKAGDTLESIAKQHDTTTMELLRNNPYLSDREFLYEGETIVISYQTNRTRTIITIGYAFSYIDRPILIKTLPFLTYLSIFNYRFTNEGEIIFKADDTELVNLAKTYGVAPLMFVSTLSEDGLVAPGVTNNILNNPSVQDRVIDNALNIMKAKGFCGINIYAENITYENLNSYAEYLRRASDKFHSEGYKILITITPIANIEAPNVSFEKIDYGKLTESVDGIIFSSYDWALSYSYPNSIFPVNVLRELLDYVVNIIPPEKILFGITTLGYDWVLPYVPGVTEAAAISYNRAVEIAAENGIKIQFNVEAQSPYFFYTDSDESLHLIWFKDARSFDTRAGLVEEYDLQGLSIWTIMRFSTQMWFIINTRYYIERLTGINCQSCVFA; from the coding sequence ATGATCATACATGTTGTCCAGCCCGGTGATACCATCTATTCAATATCAGAGCATTATAACATCCCTGTTGACAGATTAATATTGGAAAACGGATTAACAAACCCTGGCAACCTGGCAGTAGGCCAAACGATTGTGATTGTTCAGCCTGAAACACTTTATACGGTTAAGGCCGGTGATACCTTGGAGAGCATTGCAAAGCAGCATGATACTACGACAATGGAGTTATTAAGAAACAATCCATATCTTTCAGACAGAGAATTTTTGTACGAAGGTGAAACGATAGTTATAAGTTATCAAACGAATAGAACAAGAACAATTATAACTATTGGTTATGCCTTTTCTTATATAGATAGACCTATTTTAATAAAAACACTTCCTTTTTTAACTTATCTGTCTATATTCAATTATAGGTTTACTAATGAAGGAGAAATTATCTTCAAAGCGGATGATACTGAACTTGTCAATCTGGCTAAAACTTATGGTGTTGCACCCCTGATGTTTGTTTCCACTTTATCGGAAGATGGATTAGTCGCCCCGGGAGTGACCAATAATATTTTAAATAATCCTTCTGTGCAGGATCGTGTTATTGATAACGCTCTTAACATAATGAAAGCGAAAGGTTTTTGTGGTATTAATATATATGCTGAAAACATTACTTATGAGAACTTAAATAGCTATGCAGAATATTTGAGAAGAGCCTCTGATAAATTTCATTCAGAGGGTTATAAGATACTGATTACTATTACGCCTATTGCGAATATTGAGGCTCCAAATGTCAGTTTTGAAAAAATAGATTATGGAAAATTAACCGAATCTGTAGATGGAATTATATTCTCATCTTATGATTGGGCATTGTCATATAGCTATCCAAACTCAATATTCCCGGTTAATGTTTTAAGAGAATTGTTAGATTATGTTGTTAATATTATACCCCCTGAAAAAATTTTATTCGGAATCACCACTCTAGGTTATGATTGGGTACTTCCTTATGTTCCTGGCGTCACAGAAGCCGCTGCTATAAGTTATAATCGTGCGGTAGAAATAGCAGCAGAAAATGGGATAAAAATACAATTTAATGTAGAAGCACAGTCACCATATTTTTTCTATACGGATAGCGATGAATCTCTGCATTTAATATGGTTTAAAGATGCAAGAAGTTTTGACACAAGAGCCGGATTGGTAGAAGAGTATGATCTCCAGGGGCTATCTATTTGGACTATTATGAGATTCAGTACCCAAATGTGGTTTATTATTAATACTCGATATTACATAGAAAGGCTTACGGGGATTAACTGTCAATCGTGTGTGTTTGCTTAG